TGCATGGCAATTTTTAGGCATGTTTGTAATGCCCCCGTGGCAAGCTTTTGGAGAAAAATATCAATTATTCATGGCAACTTTTCAGAATTgtttttttattcatcacatggcAGTTATATTTATTAAGAGTATGGCATTTTAATAATTAGTAACATGTCATTCTTATTATAGAGGATGGAAGTTTTGTTATTATGAGAATGACATTTTTATTATTAAAAGCATTAAATTTTTATTATTGAGAGCATGACATTTCTATTACTATTTGCATGCCATTTTGATTATCAAGAGGATGACAGTTTTATCATTAAGAGGATGTCAATTTCATTGCTATTGGCAAGGTATTTTTTTATTATCATAGTAAACTTATAAATTGGAGAAATGACAGTTTCATAAAGTAGCATGGCAATTTTCATATTTTCAAAGCATGGCATTTATAAATTTATATTTCTCTGTTTCTTGATTAAAAAATGTGTAGCATTTTTCCACATGAAATTTTTCATGTAGAGGATAGCAGTTTTAAAGTTtagcatggcaattttatttttctAGATCACACGAGCTTTTTTCTTGCTTTGTTTTGATCATACTCATTGTACATTTATAAATTGGAGAAATGAAAGTTTTATAAATTCACATGTCATTTTAAAGTTTAGGTTTTCTCTGTGTTAAGAACTTTTTTCATAGCATTTTTAAAATACAAACAATTAACCAGCCTTTGGGCCAATCGGGGGTTTGCCCTGGGCTGCCCCTAGTGAACAAGGCGAAACATTAGCTGggagctcccccccccccttgatgaACGAAATCGTTCAATGGGAGCAGCTCCTTGGCGATGAGTCACTAGATATTAGGGACCAAAATTAATTAGTAGTCGACCAACTAATAGCGAATTTTTAAAATTTGTCAACAACTAGCATGTCGAAGATTGACATTAAGGGTATTTTCTTACAGGGGGAATGAGAGTTTTATTATAAAGTTTTAGAGTTACAATCAACTGACAAAATCTCGGCAAAAAGGGAGGTATGTAGCCAACAAGTTGTGCTACAAACAACTGTACCATGATTTCCCAAAGGGAAACACTTCTAATCTATAGTCTGATCAAAAGCACCGCGTTAGACTGATCCATTCGAATTGAATCCCATGACCAATACTTCTTATCTCTTTGGTCTTTAAAAAAAGGCACATCGCCTCGTTGCTAACCACCCACATCTACCGCATAATCCCATCCCGCTAATCACTCGCCCATTCATCCATCCCAAGACCCCCTTGCATGAAGCTCCCTAGCTTGCCATCGACCGCACTACTCGCCTTCTCTGCGATTGTGTCGCCCATCACCTGGTCGGATCCGTTCTTCCGCTCCTCTCCACCTCACTGCCCAGATCTGTTCCACTGCTCCTCCCTTTTTCCTCCCATTGATGAGCCCCCCGGGCAACATTGCAGGTGTGCAGGTGCGCCTTCCTGGCATTAGTTGGCCGAGCCCAACTTCCCCTCCCTGATTGCTGCTTTGACGGGTTACCTCCCATGTTGGAGTAGCACCAGAAGGCCGAACAACAAGCAATGGACTCTAGTGTTCCCCTATTTGAAGAGCCTCCGATCAGAGTTGAAGGTTAGTGTGTCACTCGCCCATGCAAGTTATATTTCCGTTATTTGAAACATTGTAGTTCTCGAGTTCTTTCTTCTCATCTCTTGGATTTGTTCATCATAGTTTGTTAACTCCATTGCATGTTTATGTACTCGAGTTGCAGGAAGCACATAGGAAGTTAGGAAAAAGCATCACATATGTCTGTGTGGCAACAGTGCAAGGGAAAAGGTCCTCACACTTTTGATCGCAGTGTATGTCACCGGCCGCAGTAGATGTAATGGAGCTTACTGACCATCACAAAAGTAAATTCTATATTTAATGGAGAGACACGATCATCACCATGAAAGCACTCCCCATGTTATTTGGTATgatataatttttctttttctttttaatggAAACAAATCTATATTTGTATGGAAGCAATTCTTCTAGTCTACGAAAATAGTATCATAATGATTTGGAGGCAAAGTATGGAAGCAAATCTATATTTGTATGGAAGCAATTCTTCTAGtctacgtaacataaaatattttttacggtgattaTATATTTTTTTACGGTATCTTTTTGCGTCGAAAATAAGACACAACTTATGGAACGTAAAATTATAGTGGATTGATGGTAAAATAAAGgtggggtgaagaataactattactCATTCAGGGTGACGAATAATTGGATTTATTTTGCAATTTGTATTGCTGCTCGCGAGACACGGAGGGAAACTTGCCCAACAGAAAATAAATTGGGCATACATTCGTTGAGCTCATGAAGAAATACCAATCGCATGAGGTAAACATTACCATATTGCACGTTTTCCTCTTACAAAGCTTTTGTTCCAATTGATACTAATCCTACGCAAATAGGAAACTGTATCATAGTTAGAATATCATGTTTTTTTTATCTAAAGTTAGAATATCATGTTAACATAAATGGAAGCAAAAAAATTCTTAGGAacttcaacacccccccccccccaatcgggAATTACTTGACGCAAAAAAATGATTAAAaaagatgtatttagaactaaaatacatcatatttctaaatacattcatttattcgacaagtaattccggatgaAGGGAGTACATAAAAAACATGTAGTACCTTTTAGCATTAGGGATTTGCCAGCTGGAATAAGTAAAGCAAAATCAGAATGCTTGGAGCACGACATAAAAATAGGTCTCAGAGCATAAATAAAACAATATATGCCATATGTGTGTACAAAATTTAAATGTTATGAAATACAttacaataaagagacaacaagATAATTATGACGCATACATGAGACTTTGCGTAATCACATATTTTTTCTGGGTCACATGACAAAAGGAAAATTGACGACTTAACACAAAAAATACTATTTATCTGTGAACATCAGTTGATTGTTATGGCCATATATACAAACAAGAATGAAAATTTTCTCGTTAGGACGGGTGGCCAACTCTGGAATTTGCTTTGTTGAAACACAACTACTGAGTTGTCTTTCTCCGCCTCTCCTCTACTTAATTGGGTACTACGTATTTGCTGGTGCACGAGATGGCCAATCCTATGCAACCGGGAGGTGCTCAGTTGATTTTTTCGACGGTttctgttctggtgcgctggttctGAAGGCCTTAACATGATGACTTCTTGGCTTTCTACTACATAAGGTTTGCTCGGCTTCGATGATGAAGGGGCGATGATGACGGCGCGCCTTCGACGCGctccagtgtttgtagtcgtcgctaaaTGATCTAAGAACCTGGATGTAATTTGTACTTTTGGTGTTCTTTATACTACATTGACAGTTGATAAATATATCGGAAGTTTTCTTCAAAAAAGTGCTCAGTTGAATTCAACATGCATTACACCAACCCGCAAAAAACAAACAAACATGCATTAGTACATCAATCAAACTGCTTTTTTAGGCAAAACCAATCAAACTGCTCTTTTTTAGGCAAAACCAATCAAACTGCTGGGACGACCTCGGATTCGCAGCCAGCCTGGCCCGGGGAAAACGGGAGAGAATCCAATCGTGGCCGAGACAACAACACAACGAGCCGGCCCCCCAACCCGGCCCATTAAACTCTGACCTGTCCCACGGTTTCCGTCGCCTCCCGTCTCCACCGCATCTAAACCCTGCCCCTCTCTGTTTTTCTCTCCCCCTCCGAGGTTTTTAGGGTTTCGCATCCGCATCAGCCGCCGCCGGAACCGGGGAGGCGGCGATACGTCGCGATGCAGCCAACATACCAGCCGCCAATGAACGGCCAGCACGCGCCTCAGCCGCAGGCCTCTGGGGCTCCGCCGCCTCCTCTGCAGCAGCCCCCCCCGCCGCCGCAGTACTACCAGGCGCCGCCGCAGTACTACCAGCAGGGACCCCCGCCGGCTATGTGGGGCCATCCGCAGCAGCATATGCCTCCGCAGtacgcgcccccgccgccgcagTACGCGCCTCAGCCTCCTCAGCAGtacgcgccgccgccgcagcattacgcgccgccgccgccgcagtacGGAGCGCAGATGGCTGGCGGGCCGCCTTCCGGAGGCGAGGATATCAGGTCGCTGTGGATCGGAGATCTCCAGTACTGGATGGATGAGACCTACCTCTACAACGCCTTTGCTCCTGTGGGGCCGCAGCAGGTGATGCCTCTATCTACTGAGAGAATTGTCGCATTACAAATTTACACTTCCAATGTGTGTGCTTAAATGATGGATTATGTTGGGGTATTCATACTGAGCGTTTTCTATCCTATTTTCACATGTACCATAGGAAGTGACTCAGTGTTTGCTTTGTGGGGTTAGCAAAGGCATGCATTATTGTTAATTTAGATCAGCCTTTGCTGTTATTTTGAAACATGTTATGCACAGACGGTTACAAGCTGTCATATCACTTGTTTAAGCATTACTGTTTGATCTTTACCTGTGATGTGCGGCATGCTCAATATAGACCTGTTGTAGGTAGCGCAACTTGATAAATGTGCTGTATAAAGACAAATAAAGGTGTCAtattaaatactccctctgtaactcAATATAAGATAGTGATGTGTCAAAAAATGTCATATATTAAGTTGCGGAGGAGGGAGTAGTATATGGTAGCATGTTCATGTATCTATGTTTTGGCGTTCTATACATTTCCATCAATTGTCTTTCGCCACCCTGGAAGTGTGATCTCTGGATTAAATATTGTATATCTGTTATAATAATTTCACTTATTGTTTTTTCCTAGTATTTCTGGAAACATTGTCATTGTATGCACTTGCTTTTGTATAAGTACTTCATGTATTGGGTATTAATGTTCTCTAGAAATTGCAGGTCACCTCAGTGAAAATCATCCGCAACAAACATACTGGGCAGCCCGAGGGTTATGGTTTTATTGAATTTCAATCTCGAGCTGCTGCGGAATATGCTCTGGGGACCTTTAATGGGCAGATGATGCCTAATGTTGAACAAGTTTTTAAGCTAAACTGGGCTTCTTGTAGTGCTGGTGACAAGCGGGGTGACGATGGTTCTGATCACACAATATTTGTTGGTGATTTGGCTGCTGATGTTACTGACGCCATGTTGGAAGAGATATTCAAAGCCACCTACCCATCAGTTAAAGGTGCTAATGTTGTTACTGACAGGGCCACTGGTCGCTCCAAAGGATATGGTTTTGTACGCTTTGGAGATCTAAATGAGCAGACACGTGCTATGACTGAGATGAATGGAGTGCCATTGTCTACAAGACAAATGAGGATTGGGCCTGCAGCTAACAAGAAGAATATAGGTACTCAGCAGACATATTCAACTAATGGTACGTGAACTGGAAAACTTTTTCCTCATAGAATATTAATTATTTTCTGCTGTTTCGTCACCTGCTTGTATAGAATCTTGTAGGGAGTAATGATATTTAGATCCTCTCTTGTGGGCACACCATTTTGTAGGCCAACTCAATCTGTTTACACTCTGATTGTTCCCTGTTTGCTTCCTCGATGAGAGTGTTCTTTTAGCACTTCTTATCTTTCTACTCAGTCCAGTTCAGGGTAGCCAGCACAGCTTCTGTTGCTATAAACAGATATATGTCCTTCCCGCTCTTTCATTTGTAAAGATTGGGATAAATGAACACAACTAAGTAATGAATAAACTAAACACAATTCATGTTTCTCAAAGCAGGATGCCATGCCATCTTCATTTAGTGCCTGGAAATATCTTCAGCTGAGATAGATGTCTCCTGTAATCTGTGGCCTCAGTTAGGTCAGTGTTTTAATTTTGCgacttttggggggggggggggatttttccTTACTTGAAGCTTTTTCTATATACTTCAAATGATATTCTCTATCTACACTCCCAAACAGTTTGTAATTCCCATCTTAAATATTCTTTTCCCTCGAACTCCCATTCCTTGTTTGTGCACCTAATCTTTTGTAGTGCACATAACATTTGTTCTATCTTCCGTTAGTCCTTGAATAAACTGTCCTTGCATACACAAGTAATTGGTTGCCTTCCCTTTTTTTTGGATGGACAAGGTTTAGGTTTGAGATGGCCTGCACTAAATATATTATACTGGGCAACAAATATTAAAGCAAATGGTTTCCTTCCTAGCACTATTAGTTGTGTGCTGCATGTTGCAACAGAGGAGGCTAATTCCAGTTCATCAATATTATGGCATTTGCGCAAAAATAGGACGGCAAGCTAACCTGTTTACTGACAGCCATGCTCCTAGGCTTCATTTTCTTTTACAGCCAATCTGACACATGCAATGGTCGAATTAAATTTGTGAAGCAAGGATGTACCTCCCTTGGTTGACAATGGCTTCTTTGTGTGATGGTTGATTTGTTGTAGTGAAATAGCAGCATTTGCATGTACTTCATGATTAGGTTGATGATATATTTGTACTTTCCTGCTTCATGTGTATTAGTTCTTTTGTCTACTGTGGTAGGTCTGAGCACCCAGTTGGGTTTGCCAGCTTTAGGTTTTGCATTTTGTTTCTATGGTTATCCTTTCGGAAGTTAATTATGTCTGTATGTTTTGTTACGGCAGCAGGGTACCAGAGCTCTCAAGTAAATGAGGCGGCGAATGATCCCAACAATACTACAGTGAGTACCTTGTTATATTTTTCTAAATTGTGAGAGTTGATGTTTCCTTATTTTTCATACTTGTGCGATAGATCTTTGTGGGCGGGTTAGATTCCAATATAGATGAGAACTATCTAAGGCAAGTTTTTACTCCATATGGCGAAGTTGGTTATGTGAAGATTCCTGTAGGCAAGCGTTGTGGATTTGTCCAATTTACCAGCAGGTTAAGAAAATCTCCAGGTTTTTTTACTAGTAGTACATACGAGCTAATAATATCCATGACCTAATTGTTGCTCTCGTCACTGCTCTACTTTCAGGGCGTGCGCTGAGCAGGCCATCAGTGCGCTGAATGGGTCTCAGATTGGTAGTTCCAATGTTCGCCTTTCATGGGGCCGTAGCCAAAACAAACAGGTATTGTAGCTGTTAGCTGTTAAATCTTGACGTGTGTATCATTCTAACCCAAACATCGTTTTGTCAGCCTCCCCAGCAGGATGCAAACCAGGGTAATGGCAACAGCTACTATGGATATCAACAGGGTCCTGATGCATACTATGGTGCACCCAATGCGCAAGATCCTAGCATGCAAAACTATGGATACTCTGGTTATGGCAGTTACGAGCAGCAACAGCAGCCATCTCAGCAGCAGCAACCTCCACAGCAGCAGCCAccacagcagcaacagcagcagccccCACAGCAGGCAAGGAATTGACAACCCAATATATGCTACTGCCTTAGTGATTTCATCTAAAACAATCTTTTTGAAATTTGTCTGTGCAAATAAACAAAGAAATGATACAAATACGCCTCTCAAACTGCAATTTGTTGGCTGATTTTAGTGATTGTTAACATTGTTCACATGCTTAAATGATGGCTTGTCTTTGGCTGATGACTAACCTGGCTACCTAATATTTTGCAGTGACCATTGAGGCGATGGAGCGCAATCAGAGATTCAGAGCTGCATGAACTGAATGCTACCGCGTCATGAGTTATCGTATAGGTGTCCTTGTTTGTAAGATGGGTCGTATCTAGTAGTACTTTGACTGTTGGGCAGTAGCTCTAGTTCTATTCAGTGCTTCTCTTGGTTTTAAATTATCGAACTATGTCCATGACTGAGTTAAGCTTTTAATGTTATTTTGGATCACCAGGTTCTTGGTTTTTGCGTTGATAGTTAAGGCTTTTGGGTGAGAGCTGAACAGAGCGGCTCAACTTGTGCAAATTTTAGCTGAGAGCTTGAACCAAAAGGCTTATGTAGTCTGCCATTTTGTTGTTGTGAGAATGCCTCAAATAAGCAAAAACAGCAAATCAAAATAACTCTAGTGTCATGTTGGAAGAGCAAATCAAAATCATCATCTGCTGGTAAACCGATCCTACTATTTTCTTCTATAAAAGCGCGAGGAACGGAGATCTAAGGAAAGAGCAAATCAAAATAATAATCTGCAGGTAGACCGATACCAAAACCACTGTCTTCCCAATAACCAATCCAACCTGACATATAAGATCCACAAGATGGGCAGTTATTCTTATCACGAAAAAGAGATACTTTTTACACAACTCCCTCAATATAAAAGAATAAAATAGGGAAAGGTGTTCAAAAAATAAATAGGGAAAGCTTgtgtgttgcaatgggagaaaataTACCACACGTCTAAAAAAAGCCACATGTCCAATGCCGGCCCTCAAACCGCCAACATATGTTCGGACTGCGCGGTTCGGACATGCTGTGCCATGCAACGCGGTCGGTCCGCAGAGTGGTCCAGACACACTTTCTCCCGCAAACGTGGGCgggctttgcgggcgtccggaTAGCACCAACGCCAGCTTCTGATTACTTTGGCCCACCCAAACCCCCTCCTCCCTCGCCCGCTCGTGTTCTtgcccggcgccagctgcccgcattcatgccaatGTGGAGCGGTTGCTCCACATTGAAGCCAGCTCAGAGCAGGCGCGatgtctcacttcctccgccattgaAGTGGCACGCTAGCCGACGCATCCCCGATGTTCACGCCTATTCAATACCGGAGACGCGTTACTGGACGGGATGAATATTTACCACGCCCGTTCAATGcctcgtccgtccgtatgccgccGTTAAGCAGGCTCGCCGACCGACAAACCTACTCCGGCTCCGGGCATTGACGAACCCGGACGCCTGGCCTCACCGGAATCCCCTATTTAAAGGTGGCTACACCCTGCTAAGGGCAACTTCAATGCACAACCCCAAATGGTCCGCTCGTGCCCGTTTGGGGATAAAAGGACAAAGCAGACCCTCCAATGCGCGGGAGCAAACGGATTGCCGtccgttttctgtccgctttcgaCACATTCTCGACCCATGTTTGAGCCGAGTTTGCGGCTGAACGGACAGCACgtggacgggcgggacgcgcgcccTTGTCCTCCCCTGGCTCGCCCGACGATGGCGCAGGCGGCCACTCCACCCCCTTTCCTCCAAAACGCTCCCACGCCCCACCCTCCACTCTCCCGCGCCCCCGCCCTTCCCCCTCCCTCCATCCACCATGGCTGACGAGGCGAACCCTGTCGACTCACCAGCTGCCTCCCACCCCGtggcgaagaaaatgaagcctatgaagAAGCCTCGATCGGTGCTCACGCCGGCGGAGGTGGCCAAGCTCAACGCCGAATCGGCCAAGAGGAGGAACTgtcgaggcggagaagaaggccgccgccgagtACACTGCCGAGTGTGCCGTGCGGCGTGCATTGCAGCACCAGGCCGACGTCGAGGACAAGGAGTCCATCGTCTCCAAGGCGcacgctgctacttcttgagcttgcgttgatttttcccttgaagaggaaagggtgatgcatcaaagtagagataagtattttccttagttaagaaccaaggtatcaatccagtaggaggcacaagcaagtctccaatagatgcacctgcacaaactaactgttggggaacgtagtattttaaaaaaatcctacgatcacggaagatctatctaggagaagcatagcaatgagcgggagagtgtgtccacgtaccctcgtagaccgaaagcggaagcgcttagtaacgcggttgatgtagtcgaatgtcttcgtgatccaaccaatccaagtaccgaacgtacggcacctccgtgtttagcacacgttcaacacaatgacgtccctcgagctcttgatccagttgaggacgagggagagttccgtcagcatgacggcatggccacagtgatgatgaagttaccgatgcagggcttcgcctaaacaatagatgatatgaccgagtgtgtaactgtggaggggggcaccgcacacagctaagagaagacttggtgtgcctttggggtgccccccacatatataaaggagggagggagagaggccagtgaaggaaatatgccctagaggaaataataaagtaattatttatttccttatatcatgataaatgtttattattcatgctagaattgtattagccggaaacataatacttgtgtgaatacatagacaaaaagagtgtcactagtatgcctctacttgactagctcgttgatcaaagatggttatgtttcctagccatagatgagttgtcatttgattaacgggatcacatcattaggagaatgatgtgattgacttgacccatttcgttagcttagcactcgatcgtttagtatgttgcttttgctttcttcatgacttatacatgttcctatgactatgggattatgcaactctcgtttaccggaggaacactatgtgtgctaccaaacgtcacaacgtaactgggtgattataaaggtgctctataggtgtctccgaaggtatttgttgggttggcatatttcgatattaggatttgtcactccgattgtcggagaggtatctctgggcccactcggtaatgcacatcaattaaagccttgcaagcattgcaactaatgagttagttgcgggatgatgtattgcggaacgagtaaagagacttgccggtaacgagattgaactaggtattgagataccgacgatcgaatctcgggcaattaacacaccgatgacaaagggaacaacgtatgttgttatgcggtctgaccgataaagatcttcatagaatatgtggggagccaatatgagcatccaggttacgctattggttattgaccggagacgtgtctcggtcatgtctacatagttctcgaacccgtagggtccacacgcttaaagttttgatgatggttatattatgagcttatgagttttgatgtaccgaaggttgttcggagtcccggatatgatcacggacatgttgaggagtctcgaaatagtcgagacatgaagattgatatattggaagcctatatttggatatcggaaatgttccgggtgaaatcgggattttaccggagtaccgaggggttaccggaaccccccgggggcttaatgggccatagtgggccttagtggagaagaggagaggtggctagggcagggccgcgcgcccctccccctctagtccgaataggacaaggagagggggggccctttccttcctctctccctcctctttcccccgttctcctaatccaacaaggaagggagggagtcctactcccg
The window above is part of the Triticum aestivum cultivar Chinese Spring chromosome 2A, IWGSC CS RefSeq v2.1, whole genome shotgun sequence genome. Proteins encoded here:
- the LOC123188425 gene encoding polyadenylate-binding protein RBP45 isoform X2, whose translation is MQPTYQPPMNGQHAPQPQASGAPPPPLQQPPPPPQYYQAPPQYYQQGPPPAMWGHPQQHMPPQYAPPPPQYAPQPPQQYAPPPQHYAPPPPQYGAQMAGGPPSGGEDIRSLWIGDLQYWMDETYLYNAFAPVGPQQVTSVKIIRNKHTGQPEGYGFIEFQSRAAAEYALGTFNGQMMPNVEQVFKLNWASCSAGDKRGDDGSDHTIFVGDLAADVTDAMLEEIFKATYPSVKGANVVTDRATGRSKGYGFVRFGDLNEQTRAMTEMNGVPLSTRQMRIGPAANKKNIGTQQTYSTNGYQSSQVNEAANDPNNTTIFVGGLDSNIDENYLRQVFTPYGEVGYVKIPVGKRCGFVQFTSRACAEQAISALNGSQIGSSNVRLSWGRSQNKQPPQQDANQGNGNSYYGYQQGPDAYYGAPNAQDPSMQNYGYSGYGSYEQQQQPSQQQQPPQQQPPQQQQQQPPQQ
- the LOC123188425 gene encoding polyadenylate-binding protein RBP45 isoform X1, yielding MQPTYQPPMNGQHAPQPQASGAPPPPLQQPPPPPQYYQAPPQYYQQGPPPAMWGHPQQHMPPQYAPPPPQYAPQPPQQYAPPPQHYAPPPPQYGAQMAGGPPSGGEDIRSLWIGDLQYWMDETYLYNAFAPVGPQQVTSVKIIRNKHTGQPEGYGFIEFQSRAAAEYALGTFNGQMMPNVEQVFKLNWASCSAGDKRGDDGSDHTIFVGDLAADVTDAMLEEIFKATYPSVKGANVVTDRATGRSKGYGFVRFGDLNEQTRAMTEMNGVPLSTRQMRIGPAANKKNIGTQQTYSTNAGYQSSQVNEAANDPNNTTIFVGGLDSNIDENYLRQVFTPYGEVGYVKIPVGKRCGFVQFTSRACAEQAISALNGSQIGSSNVRLSWGRSQNKQPPQQDANQGNGNSYYGYQQGPDAYYGAPNAQDPSMQNYGYSGYGSYEQQQQPSQQQQPPQQQPPQQQQQQPPQQ